The Streptomyces halobius genomic interval CCCACACTCGCCAATATCTACACGGCGAAGATCACCACCTGGAACGACCCGGCGATCGCGAAACTCAACCCTGGCACCAAACTGCCGGCGACGCCCATCAAGGCGGTCCACCGCTCCGACTCCTCCGGCACGACGGACAACTTCACCTCTTATCTCAACGACGCCGCGCCGAGCGCCTGGCCGCATTCGCACGACAAGGAGTGGAAGGCCAAAGGCGGCGAGTCCGCGAAGGGCTCCTCGGGCCTCGCCGACCAGGTCAAAAAGACCAAGGGCGCGATCGGCTACGTCGAAGTGTCCTATGCGCTCGCCCGCAAGATTCCCACGGTCGCGATCGACACCGGTGCCGACTCCCCCGTCGACCCCAATGTGCTGAGCTCCTCCAAGGCGATCTCCGAATCCAAAGCCATCGGCAGCGGAAACGACCTCACCCTCGATCTCAACTACGCGACCAAAGCCCCCGGCTCATACCCCATCAACATGGTCACCTACGAAATCGTCTGCAACAAGGGAAACAAAGCCGAGACCTGGCCGGCCACCAAAGCCTTCCTCACCTTCATGGCCGGCAAGAAGGGCCAGGAAGACCTCACCTTCCAGGGCTACGCGACACTGCCGGCCGATGTCGTGAACAAGGTCCGCCGCAACATCAGCAGACTGTCGTGACGTCGACGCGTCGGACATGTGCCGGGTGACATCGGCTGTCCGGCGTCGGCCCGTCCGGCAACGGACTGACAGGGCAACGGCTGTCCGGCAGTGGCCTGTCCGGGTCGTCTTGCGTCGTTCTGTCGATGACACGGGCCGTTATTTTGACCGCTCCCATCTATTTGACCGCTCCCATCGAAAAACCTTGTACCAACTTGTCCTGGGCGGCGAATCCGGCTGCCAGCACCGGCAGTGATACGGCGAAGGCCGCGGCGCAGACCTGGGACAGGAACAGGCCCTGGCTGGTGACGAAGCCGGTCAGGAAGACCGGTGCGGTGATGGAGCGGACGCCGGTGAGTACGCGGGCGAACAGCATCTCGTTCCAGCTGAAGAGGAAACAGATGAGGGAGGTGGCGGCGATTCCGGGGGCTGCGATCGGCGCGACGATGCGGCGGAGGACGGTGGGCAGGCCGGCGCCGTCGATGGCCGCCGCCTCAAGGATCTCGACGGGGATCTCGGCGAGGAACGAGCGCATCATCCACACCGCGATCGGCAGGTTCATCGCCGTGTAGAGGACCGCCATCAGCCAGAGGTTGTCCAGCAGTCCGGTGTTCTTGGCGACCAGGTAGACCGGCAGCAGGCCGGCGACGGCCGGCAGCATCTTCGTGGACAGGAAGAAGAACATCGCGTCCGACCACCTGCGTACCGGTTTGATCGAGAGAACGTACGCCGCCGGGATCGCGAGGACGAGTACGAGCATTGTCGATCCGATGGCGGCCGAGGCCGAGTTGGCCAGCGCGGGCCAGCGGCTCGTCCCGGTGGCGGTGCCGAAGAACTCACGATAGCCCTCAAGGGTCAGGGGGGCGGTGATCGAGGGCGGATTGGTGGCGGCGTCGGACTCGCTGTGGAAGGAGGTCAGGACCATCCAGGCCACGGGCAGGAAGAAGAGCAGCCCGGTGGCCCAGGCGGCCAGCCCCCACAGCGCGTCTGCACGACGCGCGAACCGGCCTCCCGGACGGGGGTGAGGATGTCGCGCTGGTCGAAGGCGGAGTCCTTGGCGACGGTGTCGTCCAACGGGGCCAGCCAGCCGAACTTGCCGTAGAGGGGTGCCTCGAAGTTGCTGATGGACGCCACGTCGTAGATGCCGGCCTGGCTGGAGAACTCCTGACTGATCTTGTCGCGTACGTCGTTCTCCGACAGGACGGTGTAGTTGACCTTGATGCCGGTCTGCCGGGTGAAATGTCTTTGCGTCAGTTTTTGCAGATCGAGCATCTGGGGGTTGTTCACCATGAGGACGTTCACCGATTCGGCGTCCCCGCCGGTGGCACCGCCCTGGCCCCATCCGGCACAGCCGGCGACGAGCAGCAGCGCGGCACAGGTCACCAGAGCGGTACGGCCGGCGGTGAGCCGCCGCGTTCTTCTCCGGCCGGGCGACGTCATGCGAGCAGGTGCTCCGTCACGGCCGTGTCCGTGACAAGTCCGTTGAACAAGCCGGTCTTCAGGGCCGCCGAGGTCGCGGTGGCCCGCTCGGCGCCGTCGGCCAGGAGAATCACATCGGGCACCCGGCGCAGTTCGTCGAAGCTGATGGCGATGATCCGTTCGCTCAATTCGGGGGCGACAATCTGCCCCTCGGCATTCAGCAGCCGACCGGACACTTCGGCGCACGCCCCTTGGCGCCGGTAGTCCTCGCGCTCGGATTCGCTGAGCGCG includes:
- a CDS encoding carbohydrate ABC transporter permease — encoded protein: MWGLAAWATGLLFFLPVAWMVLTSFHSESDAATNPPSITAPLTLEGYREFFGTATGTSRWPALANSASAAIGSTMLVLVLAIPAAYVLSIKPVRRWSDAMFFFLSTKMLPAVAGLLPVYLVAKNTGLLDNLWLMAVLYTAMNLPIAVWMMRSFLAEIPVEILEAAAIDGAGLPTVLRRIVAPIAAPGIAATSLICFLFSWNEMLFARVLTGVRSITAPVFLTGFVTSQGLFLSQVCAAAFAVSLPVLAAGFAAQDKLVQGFSMGAVK
- the pstS gene encoding phosphate ABC transporter substrate-binding protein PstS, with the protein product MKRQCKSGLRTLAAGSAVAAGALALTACGADNGAPSGTPTEATPTTTPGAGGIQCGKSATLKASGSTAQEYAMQSWIKSYMRACRGTRIEYEGTGSGTGQTEFLEGKTAFAGSDSPLSTDQITKSRSVCKGGGRAVHLPMLGGPISVAYNLPGVSRLILDAPTLANIYTAKITTWNDPAIAKLNPGTKLPATPIKAVHRSDSSGTTDNFTSYLNDAAPSAWPHSHDKEWKAKGGESAKGSSGLADQVKKTKGAIGYVEVSYALARKIPTVAIDTGADSPVDPNVLSSSKAISESKAIGSGNDLTLDLNYATKAPGSYPINMVTYEIVCNKGNKAETWPATKAFLTFMAGKKGQEDLTFQGYATLPADVVNKVRRNISRLS